AGAAAGTATAAAAGTCTTTTACCTTAATGTAAATTTAAAGTAACATTACTTTCTTCTTATATAGAAACGTAGAAATAAAAAGGCGTTACCTTCTATTTATATAGAAACGTAAACGTTCTTCTCGTTTATACTATGTAAAACATCCACTTATAAAACGATTGTAACTTTTCTTCTATTCCTAACCTGAAAACCTGTGTATGACACATAGTTAATCCCCTTGCAAAATCTGCCTTGCTATCTTCTTTTTATCTTTCTGATTCTTTACCTGTCTTTTTGAATTAATAGGGTTAGCCTCAATCTCTAAAGTAAAGAGCTTGTAAGTGTCGGCATTCTCTATCATATCATCCTCATCAAGTAGTAAGGAACTACAATCATTAAAGTTAAAGATTAGCGTTGCTGTAGGCAAGGTAATACACTTAGAATGTGAAATCAGTTAGCAGGTAATTGACTTACTCGTCGGGTCCATAAGCCTTATCATAGGTCCTCCAGCGTTTTCCAACTACTCCATCTAGATGGGTCATTTCGTGCAGTAATGCACGCCCGGTAGTCTCGTGTTCCCTGCGTTGCGAGCCCCATAGGTTGTACGCGCGAGAATAGTctgaagagagagagaagaagccaGTGCAAAGCTTAATGTATCCTCCTTCCATGTACGCAAGGGCTCGTGTGATTTCGCTTTCTGTAAGGGTGCATTCGGGGTCGTCTTCCGGGGTCGTGCATCCTATAACTACAGCACCATCTATGGAGTCCAGACCGCTCACATAGTTGTCGATCTTGTCACTGATGTCCCATATACTCTTGTAAATATTTCTTCTGATCGCTATTGCCCATTTCTCAGTCGCATGCTTTTCTAGAGATTTATATTAGCAAGCCTACTTGGGCATGTTTACGTGTTTTTGTTTGGATGGGGGGTAGGGGTAGTTAGACACAAGACACATGCACGTAACTGACTAGTACCTAGAGAGACAACAAGAAATAAATCCAAAGCGTGAAATGGAAGGATTCGGAGGATATAATAGGGAAATAAAAATCTTACCGCCAAACCACGCAATGTATGCTGCAGTTGTATGAGAATTGTCCTGAAGTAGGAAGTTGTATCCCAAACCTGCAAAACGCCTCATGGATTGTACAGCACGCTGGATCGTGTCAACTTGATCGGCGTTGCAATGGTAAATGCTATTCTTGCCAGTGACTCCTCCAACGACTACAATCCTGTTTATATCGCCTCGTTTCCTCAGCTCAGGAAGTAGGTTCGTTGATGTGTTTGAGGGTTGCACGGGGGAAGTTGCTAACACTAGAGATACAAGAAGGAAATGCATAATTTCTCTGAGGGCAAGCATTTTAGAAATGACCAGTATTAAGTCTTTGTAAAAGAGAGGGTAGGTCGAAGGTACAAGATTAGCAAAAGGGTAGATCTAGAAGTTGCTGTCAGGTGAGTTAGCAGTCTTAGCTATATATAGCAGTAGACTGTATCTAGCATAGCAAATTATTTTGCAAAGCCAAGGGCTATCGGAAATGACCGCCTCTGCTAATAACTTATTACAGGGTTACACCGCTCCGCCCTCAGTGCGCTTCCTCGCGTCAGCTAATCCAGCACCTACATCCATCCCCTCATTCCTCGTGTCCTCTAGTTAGTTCCAGTCTCGGGAAGTAAAATCGCCGACTGTCATCCATATAAGAAATTATAGAGGGGAATAGCCAACCTTCTTCATCCCGCCATCCTTCCAAAGCTCCACTCTAGAACGGCAAGGTGCACCCAAATTTATATCGGCACCAAAAAGCATCTCGTCATTTCCAAGGCGTGTATATAGGGGCTGGAGAGGCTGTGCAAGGCGCGGATCACCCATGCTCATAAACCTCTTCCCATCCGGGACGAACTCGCCCTGCATCAGCTCGGGATTGAAGCGGACCTAGGGCTCGCCCCCGTTGACTCCAGTAACAATGCTCTAAACAAAGCAACGCACATGCCCAGAGTAGCTCACATCAGCCTCCAGCCTGAACCCGGCGACATAGACTGACGACTTCTTCGCAACCGACAACACGCTGTCCACACAGCCAGTCAGGGGAACCTCCAGGTAGTTCGCACTAGCCGAGGGCCCTTAATCATAGAGAGGAACGGGGATCGTCGTGAAGGACGCATTCATCGGGTCTCCGTACtttgccgctgccgacgccaTGCTGCTCCGGGCCTCCCGAAACGCTTCAAGTAGGTGCTCTGACTTATTTAATTGCAGTATAAGCGTGGTATACCACCTGCGTGATAGCTTTGCTGCGCCCAATGCGTGACCAGGATCCCTGGATGATGCtgtgaagacgacgaaggccAGGATTCGCGCTGAAAAATAACACGAAAGTGATCAGGTAGCTAGCCCTAAGGCCGGACACTGTTTTTCGAGGTCCCATCGAGCATCGATTGCCGACTTGTGGAGCATCTCCAAAGACCCTCCTGTCTCATGAAATTTAAGCTTTATTGAACTTCGATACTGACAAGCGGTAACCAAGACCGTCTCATGAATTGGCAGCTAGAGGCATTTTCGGATCGCCGGGAATTGCCATTCAACTGCCAAGGGAGCTAGAGATTCACAAGCGACGCCAAGAACTCGGGTATTGACTCAATGGCGCGAACTTGAACGACTCGCGTAAAGCCCCAGTTGAGACGAACATGCGCTCGGCTTCGAAATCGATCCCCATGGTACGGAAGAGCCACGAGCAAGTGGATCAGCCCGTGTGCTCAGCCCGGGGGCGCAGTTGCTCACGCTCATTGTTGAGGTACTGGCTTATCACCTCTATTTTCTCTTAACCTGTTTCCCTTGGGTTTTCTACCTCAAACTTTTCGATATTAGATAGGAGTGATTCCAACTCTAAATATTATCGAGAGACGAAGTGCATGTGCTTCAGTATCAACTCCAATCTCATTCCCGAGACACGTCGGCGTGAATTTCCATAAGGGGGTTCCAGCTAACTAGGGAATCCCCGTAAGTATCACGAGAAAAGCTGTTTTAGGAACTACTCGTGCGTTGGAGGGCGCATCTACAGAGTACACTGGTAGAAAGTTTGTTGTGTGGCCTAGTcggggcccataaaggtcaagcgttTGTTGTGTGGCCCATGCGCTACTCTAACGAACGAGTAACACTGGGGTCATT
This sequence is a window from Colletotrichum higginsianum IMI 349063 chromosome 8, whole genome shotgun sequence. Protein-coding genes within it:
- a CDS encoding 24 kDa metalloproteinase yields the protein MLALREIMHFLLVSLVLATSPVQPSNTSTNLLPELRKRGDINRIVVVGGVTGKNSIYHCNADQVDTIQRAVQSMRRFAGLGYNFLLQDNSHTTAAYIAWFGEKHATEKWAIAIRRNIYKSIWDISDKIDNYVSGLDSIDGAVVIGCTTPEDDPECTLTESEITRALAYMEGGYIKLCTGFFSLSSDYSRAYNLWGSQRREHETTGRALLHEMTHLDGVVGKRWRTYDKAYGPDDSLLLDEDDMIENADTYKLFTLEIEANPINSKRQVKNQKDKKKIARQILQGD